A genomic segment from Gracilinanus agilis isolate LMUSP501 chromosome 1, AgileGrace, whole genome shotgun sequence encodes:
- the LOC123232279 gene encoding olfactory receptor 24-like, with product MELGNKTNAQEFFLLGLSEKPEQQPLLFVIFLCMYVITATGNLLIILAIGSDSHLHTPMYFFLSNLSFVDLCLATNTVPKMLANIQSKTKSISYVCCLTQMYFFHFFGIMDSVLIAVMAYDRFVAICHPLHYTTIMSPRLCGLLVGGPWAFSSLISLAHTLLMSRLYFCASTELPHFFCDLTPLLRLSCSDTTVNKILVLIVGGMVIVTPFLCILASYGRIVAAILKVPSAGGRKKAFSTCSSHLSVVALFYGTTIGVYLSPSSIHTAVKDKASAVMYTVVTPMLNPFIYSLRSRDMKGALKKLVY from the exons ATGGAActaggaaataaaacaaatgctcAAGAATTCTTCCTCCTGGGACTCTCAGAGAAGCCCGAGCAGCAACCTCTCCTCTTTGTGATATTCTTGTGCATGTATGTCATCACTGCAACTGGGAACCTTCTGATCATCCTGGCCATTGGTTCAGATTCACACCTCCACACACCTATGTACTTCTTCCTCTCCAACCTCTCCTTTGTAGATCTTTGTCTGGCCACTAACACTGTTCCAAAGATGCTGGCCAACATCCAGTCTAAGACTAAGTCCATCTCCTATGTTTGCTGCCTGACACAgatgtattttttccatttttttggaatcATGGACAGTGTCTTGATTGCTGTGATGGCTTATGACCGTTTTGTGGCCATCTGTCATCCACTGCACTACACAACGATCATGAGCCCACGTCTTTGTGGGCTGTTGGTGGGTGGACCCTGGGCTTTTTCCAGCCTGATCTCCCTGGCACATACCCTCCTGATGTCCCGTTTGTACTTCTGTGCCAGCACTGAACTCCCTCACTTCTTCTGTGACCTCACACCACTACTTCGGTTGTCTTGCTCTGATACTACAGTCAACAAGATCTTGGTGCTCATTGTAGGTGGGATGGTGATCGTCACACCCTTTCTCTGCATTCTTGCGTCTTATGGCCGAATTGTGGCAGCTATTCTAAAGGTCCCCTCTGCAGGTGGCAGGAAGAAAGCCTTCTCCACTTGCAGCTCACACCTTTCTGTAGTGGCACTCTTCTATGGGACCACCATTGGGGTCTACCTCAGCCCCTCCTCTATCCACACAGCTGTGAAGGATAAAGCTTCTGCTGTGATGTACACAGTGGTCACGCCAATGCTAAATCCCTTCATCTATAGTCTACGTAGCCGAGATATGAAGGGGGCTCTGAAAAAACTT GTCTACTGA
- the LOC123232280 gene encoding prothymosin alpha, with translation MSDTAVDTSSEISTKDLKEKKEVVEETENGRDAPANGNANEENGEQEADNEVDEEEEEGGEEEDEEEEGDDEEEDGDEDDDAETATGKRAAESDEEEDVDTKKQKTDEDD, from the coding sequence ATGTCAGACACCGCCGTGGACACCAGCTCCGAGATCTCGACCAAGGActtgaaagagaagaaggaagtggTGGAGGAGACGGAGAATGGCCGCGATGCCCCCGCTAACGGGAACGCGAATGAGGAGAACGGTGAGCAGGAGGCTGACAACGAGGTAGacgaagaggaagaagaaggtggcgaagaggaagatgaagaagaagaaggagatgatgaggaagaagatggagacgAGGACGATGATGCCGAGACAGCTACGGGCAAGCGGGCAGCCGAGAGTGATGAGGAGGAGGACGTGGACACCAAGAAGCAGAAGACTGATGAGGATGACTAg